From Salinicoccus roseus, one genomic window encodes:
- a CDS encoding sortase, translating to MRHVLRISGGLLIAAGILLFFWQDIRETFIDRMNDRVISAYHDDSRPVEVNRLESFITGVDQSASYDMEGLAGILRIASADIEEPVFSGPVTEQKLKSGLSFVDGTDHVDMQNIPIAGHRVEGAGIRFNHLDRAEVGDVVEFETMDGVRSYEITDMFEVDPSQVEVMDQKADHPKQLTLITCEEYNPETLLFEKRLIVKATIIE from the coding sequence ATGAGACATGTCCTGAGGATCTCCGGAGGCCTGCTGATTGCAGCAGGAATCCTGCTGTTCTTCTGGCAGGACATCCGGGAAACCTTCATCGACCGGATGAATGACCGGGTGATCAGCGCCTACCATGATGACAGCAGGCCAGTCGAGGTGAACAGGCTGGAATCCTTCATCACAGGGGTGGACCAGAGTGCATCATATGACATGGAAGGTTTGGCAGGGATCCTCAGGATCGCCTCCGCCGACATAGAGGAGCCGGTGTTTTCGGGACCGGTGACTGAACAGAAGCTGAAGAGCGGACTGTCGTTCGTCGACGGCACCGACCACGTGGATATGCAGAACATCCCGATTGCGGGCCACCGGGTCGAAGGGGCGGGCATCCGCTTCAACCATCTTGACCGGGCTGAAGTTGGAGATGTCGTGGAGTTCGAAACCATGGATGGAGTGCGCAGTTATGAAATCACCGACATGTTCGAAGTGGACCCTTCACAGGTCGAAGTGATGGACCAGAAGGCGGACCATCCAAAGCAGCTGACCCTGATCACATGCGAGGAATACAATCCAGAGACACTGCTTTTTGAAAAGCGTCTGATCGTGAAGGCGACGATAATCGAATAG
- the recG gene encoding ATP-dependent DNA helicase RecG yields MYQVITPPTPIEDLKGVGPKLRNKLLELDIKDVNDVVFTLPSGHENLTVMDLREAAHNDKVTVAGTIQTEPALAYFRGGKNRLTVFMEINGMYVKVVFFNQPYLKDKLKVGETAKISGKFQRHKLEINAQRLIYDDSGGYRVKYALGGVMHSKTFSKLVAQVFENAIFNYDLPEDLKGKYRLLSIREALWRLHFPGNPHDINEARRTIKFYELFIFQLQLMEKRRRERVRNERYIVDYDVGALRTFIDTLPFELTDDQKRSVNEICRDLKQNVSMHRLLQGDVGSGKTIVAGIASYAVKTIGEQTALMVPTEVLANQHFQSFLEIFDGLLNIAKLTGNTSKKEKAGILAALRSGEIDLVIGTHALIEDDVAFNRLSLIITDEQHRFGVNQRKRLNERAYRKNVLYMTATPIPRTLSITTFGDMDISIIKEMPKGRKPVETYWRRFEETDEVLDALEAEMKKGHNAYIVAPLIEESETLDLKNVQEIFQMFTDRFGEENVELVHGRMKPDEKEAGMRRFESHEKPVLVSTTVIEVGINVPNATFMVIFNAERFGLSTLHQLRGRVGRSDKQSYCVLISDPKTENAKLRMDIMTSTTDGFELSERDLEMRGPGDYFGVRQSGLPQFKVADLAEDYRVLEHARMSAIEYSAKMEGDG; encoded by the coding sequence ATGTATCAGGTGATCACACCGCCGACCCCCATCGAAGATTTGAAGGGGGTCGGGCCGAAGCTGCGTAATAAGCTCCTTGAACTGGACATCAAGGATGTGAATGATGTCGTCTTCACTCTTCCCAGCGGTCATGAGAACCTGACCGTCATGGATCTCAGGGAGGCTGCCCACAATGATAAGGTCACAGTGGCCGGCACCATCCAGACGGAACCGGCACTCGCCTACTTCAGGGGCGGGAAGAACCGCCTGACGGTCTTCATGGAAATCAATGGCATGTACGTCAAGGTCGTCTTCTTCAACCAGCCCTACTTGAAGGATAAACTGAAGGTGGGGGAGACGGCCAAGATTTCCGGGAAGTTTCAGCGGCATAAGCTCGAGATCAACGCCCAGCGACTCATCTATGACGATTCGGGCGGCTACCGTGTGAAATATGCCCTGGGCGGCGTGATGCATTCCAAGACGTTCAGCAAGCTTGTGGCCCAGGTGTTCGAAAACGCCATCTTCAATTATGACCTGCCGGAGGATCTGAAGGGGAAATACCGCCTGCTGTCGATACGCGAGGCACTCTGGAGACTCCATTTTCCAGGGAATCCCCATGACATCAATGAGGCGCGCCGGACGATCAAGTTCTATGAGCTTTTCATCTTCCAGCTCCAGCTGATGGAGAAGCGCAGGCGCGAGCGTGTAAGGAATGAACGGTATATCGTGGACTATGATGTCGGTGCACTCCGCACTTTCATCGACACGCTGCCGTTTGAACTGACGGATGATCAGAAGCGGAGTGTGAATGAGATATGCCGGGACCTCAAGCAGAATGTCTCCATGCATCGTCTCCTGCAGGGGGATGTCGGCAGCGGGAAGACGATCGTCGCCGGAATCGCAAGCTATGCGGTGAAGACGATAGGTGAGCAGACGGCACTCATGGTGCCGACTGAGGTGTTGGCCAACCAGCACTTCCAATCTTTCCTGGAAATCTTCGACGGCCTTCTGAACATCGCCAAATTGACCGGCAACACATCGAAGAAGGAGAAGGCTGGCATACTTGCAGCGCTCCGATCGGGGGAGATCGACCTGGTCATCGGAACCCATGCGCTGATCGAGGACGATGTCGCCTTCAACCGGCTTTCCCTCATCATCACGGACGAGCAGCACCGCTTCGGCGTCAACCAGCGGAAGCGCCTGAACGAGCGGGCGTACAGGAAGAATGTACTCTACATGACCGCGACGCCGATCCCCCGGACCCTTTCCATCACCACATTCGGGGACATGGACATTTCCATCATCAAGGAGATGCCGAAGGGGCGTAAACCGGTGGAGACATACTGGCGCCGCTTCGAGGAGACGGATGAAGTGCTCGATGCACTGGAGGCCGAAATGAAGAAAGGGCACAATGCGTACATCGTGGCACCGTTGATAGAGGAATCGGAGACGCTCGACCTGAAGAATGTCCAGGAGATTTTCCAGATGTTCACCGACCGCTTTGGGGAGGAGAATGTCGAACTGGTACATGGGCGCATGAAGCCCGATGAGAAGGAAGCCGGCATGCGCCGGTTCGAATCGCATGAGAAGCCCGTGCTCGTATCGACGACGGTCATAGAAGTGGGCATCAATGTGCCGAATGCCACATTCATGGTCATATTCAATGCCGAGCGCTTCGGCCTCTCCACACTCCATCAGCTGAGGGGGCGGGTCGGTCGGAGCGACAAGCAGAGCTACTGCGTCCTGATCAGCGACCCGAAGACCGAGAATGCAAAACTCCGTATGGACATCATGACGAGTACGACGGACGGCTTCGAACTGAGCGAACGGGATCTTGAGATGCGTGGTCCCGGGGACTACTTCGGCGTCCGTCAGAGCGGGCTTCCGCAATTCAAGGTGGCGGATCTGGCCGAAGACTACCGGGTGCTTGAGCATGCCAGGATGAGTGCGATAGAATACAGTGCAAAAATGGAGGGTGACGGATGA
- the sdaAA gene encoding L-serine ammonia-lyase, iron-sulfur-dependent, subunit alpha, with product MFKSIQELIEKAAAEDKAISDVMIEQEVAVTGRSYLDIYKDMERNLEVMESAVEEGIGGVESTTGLTGMDAVKMKKYIDSGKGLSGELTLYAIAHAVSTNEVNAAMGKICATPTAGSAGVVPGVLFAMREKHDISREEMVKFLFTSGAFGFVVANNASISGAAGGCQAEVGSASAMAAAALVEMAGGTPEMSAHGFAIALKNMLGLVCDPVAGLVEVPCVKRNAAGASNALTAADMALAGIESRIPADEVVEAMYKIGLTMPSALRETGRGGLAGTPTGERIKAELFGEQ from the coding sequence ATGTTTAAGAGTATTCAGGAGCTGATAGAGAAGGCGGCGGCAGAGGACAAGGCGATTTCAGATGTGATGATCGAACAGGAAGTGGCGGTTACAGGCAGGTCCTACCTCGATATCTACAAGGATATGGAGCGGAACCTCGAAGTTATGGAATCCGCGGTCGAAGAAGGCATCGGCGGAGTGGAGAGCACCACCGGGCTGACCGGCATGGATGCCGTCAAGATGAAGAAGTACATCGACAGCGGCAAAGGACTGAGCGGCGAACTGACCTTGTACGCAATCGCCCATGCAGTCAGTACGAACGAAGTCAACGCGGCCATGGGCAAAATATGTGCAACACCGACCGCGGGATCGGCAGGCGTCGTACCCGGCGTTCTGTTCGCTATGCGCGAAAAGCATGACATCTCCCGTGAAGAGATGGTGAAGTTCCTCTTCACTTCAGGCGCGTTCGGCTTTGTCGTGGCGAATAATGCGAGCATCTCCGGTGCAGCAGGTGGATGTCAGGCAGAAGTCGGAAGCGCAAGTGCGATGGCGGCTGCAGCCCTGGTGGAAATGGCTGGAGGGACGCCGGAAATGAGTGCCCACGGCTTCGCGATCGCCCTCAAGAATATGCTCGGGCTCGTCTGTGACCCTGTGGCGGGACTTGTGGAAGTGCCTTGCGTAAAAAGAAATGCGGCCGGTGCGAGCAATGCGCTGACGGCGGCAGACATGGCACTGGCCGGCATTGAATCCAGGATTCCAGCAGACGAAGTGGTCGAGGCGATGTACAAGATCGGTCTGACGATGCCTTCTGCACTCAGGGAGACCGGACGCGGCGGACTTGCCGGCACACCGACAGGGGAGCGCATCAAGGCCGAGCTGTTCGGTGAACAGTAA
- the sdaAB gene encoding L-serine ammonia-lyase, iron-sulfur-dependent subunit beta, whose amino-acid sequence MKYKSVFDIIGPVMVGPSSSHTAGAARIGLLARSLFGGRPDHVDIYLYGSFKDTYKGHGTDVALIGGLLGFDTDDDRIITAEALAKEASMQYHFIEMEEERSHPNTALLHLVKGSEQLTVEGISIGGGKIEVVSINDYPIALSGNYPALLVFHKDTFGTIARVTTILGNNEINVSQMNVARKEKGDIALMTIELDEAIDEAVIEEVRAADGVDRVIEMKES is encoded by the coding sequence ATGAAGTATAAAAGTGTATTCGATATCATTGGACCGGTAATGGTTGGCCCTTCCTCTTCACATACGGCAGGGGCGGCAAGGATCGGACTGCTTGCACGCAGCCTGTTCGGCGGACGGCCGGACCATGTGGATATATACTTATATGGATCCTTCAAAGATACATACAAAGGGCACGGTACAGATGTTGCGCTGATTGGAGGACTGCTCGGATTCGACACGGACGACGACAGGATCATCACTGCAGAAGCGCTTGCGAAGGAGGCTTCCATGCAGTACCACTTCATAGAAATGGAAGAGGAGCGCTCCCATCCGAACACCGCACTCCTGCACCTGGTGAAGGGCAGCGAACAGCTGACGGTCGAAGGGATTTCAATCGGCGGCGGCAAGATCGAAGTGGTCAGCATCAACGACTATCCAATCGCCCTGTCCGGAAACTATCCTGCGCTTCTTGTATTCCACAAGGATACATTCGGGACGATCGCCAGGGTGACGACCATACTCGGAAATAACGAGATCAACGTCAGTCAGATGAATGTGGCCCGCAAGGAGAAGGGCGATATTGCCCTGATGACGATAGAGCTCGATGAGGCAATCGACGAGGCAGTGATAGAAGAAGTGCGCGCGGCAGATGGTGTGGACAGAGTAATCGAAATGAAGGAAAGCTAG
- a CDS encoding DAK2 domain-containing protein encodes MDKIDGKMFRNMILSGAENLRQHAEYVDSLNVFPVPDGDTGTNMNLSMTSGANEVEGREDAHIGTVGRHFSKGLLMGARGNSGVILSQLFRGFSKAIEEREDIDVEDFSAAFDAGVKTAYKAVMKPVEGTILTVAKDSAERAREAAGNETSIISIMEAVIEEAEASLERTPDLLPVLKEVGVVDSGGQGLVYVYKGFLSALKGEAVETAAKPAGMDTFVNDAHEFDEFMSAEDIEYGFCTEFMVRLEGDKREFDEDAFRQDMSEFGDSLLVISDDEIAKVHVHTETPGEAMTYGSTYGELIKMKIENMREQFREIKEKKDASAGGKQEKQSYDTAIITVSSGAGINELFRSIGATHIINGGQTMNPSTEDILRTIEGEDVKQVIILPNNKNIIMAAEQARDMLEIPAVVIPTRSIPEGLSSLLVYSPDEALEQVKEAMEASLEHVRTGQVTYAVRDTKIDGIEIKKNQHMGIKDGKITGADDSREATLKQLMESMLDEESEIVTVLIGEEGDAEEVDRIISSIEPEYDEVEFEVHDGQQPVYSYLLSVE; translated from the coding sequence ATGGATAAGATAGATGGAAAAATGTTTAGGAATATGATTTTAAGCGGGGCCGAAAACCTTCGGCAGCATGCTGAATATGTGGATTCATTGAACGTCTTCCCCGTCCCTGATGGTGATACGGGTACGAACATGAACCTTTCGATGACTTCAGGCGCAAATGAAGTCGAAGGCAGGGAGGATGCACACATCGGTACGGTGGGCAGGCATTTCTCAAAAGGCCTGCTGATGGGGGCGCGCGGCAATTCGGGCGTCATACTCTCCCAGCTTTTCAGGGGCTTCTCCAAAGCGATCGAAGAGCGGGAGGATATCGATGTTGAAGATTTCTCCGCCGCATTCGATGCCGGAGTGAAGACGGCCTACAAGGCAGTGATGAAACCCGTAGAAGGGACGATACTCACAGTCGCCAAAGATTCTGCAGAGCGGGCTCGGGAAGCTGCAGGGAATGAAACTTCCATCATCTCCATCATGGAAGCGGTCATCGAAGAGGCGGAAGCCTCGCTTGAGCGGACGCCGGACCTGCTTCCTGTGCTGAAGGAAGTCGGTGTGGTCGATTCAGGCGGACAGGGCCTCGTCTATGTGTATAAGGGATTCCTTTCCGCACTGAAGGGTGAAGCAGTCGAAACTGCAGCCAAGCCGGCCGGAATGGACACCTTCGTCAATGATGCCCACGAATTCGATGAATTCATGTCGGCAGAAGATATCGAGTACGGCTTCTGTACAGAATTCATGGTACGTCTCGAAGGGGACAAGCGTGAATTCGACGAAGATGCCTTCCGTCAGGACATGAGTGAATTCGGGGACTCCCTCCTGGTCATCTCGGACGATGAGATCGCCAAAGTGCATGTGCATACGGAGACCCCGGGGGAAGCGATGACATACGGTTCGACCTACGGTGAACTAATCAAGATGAAGATCGAGAACATGCGTGAACAGTTCAGGGAAATAAAGGAGAAGAAGGATGCGTCTGCAGGCGGGAAGCAGGAAAAGCAATCCTATGACACCGCCATCATAACCGTCTCATCCGGTGCAGGCATCAATGAACTCTTCAGGAGCATCGGTGCAACGCACATCATCAATGGGGGGCAGACGATGAATCCGTCGACGGAGGACATACTCCGCACCATTGAAGGGGAAGATGTGAAGCAGGTGATCATCCTGCCGAACAACAAGAACATCATCATGGCGGCCGAGCAGGCCAGGGATATGCTTGAAATTCCGGCTGTGGTCATTCCGACGCGTTCCATACCGGAAGGATTGTCGAGCCTGCTCGTATATTCCCCGGATGAAGCGCTCGAGCAGGTCAAGGAGGCGATGGAAGCCTCCCTCGAGCATGTAAGGACCGGCCAGGTCACATATGCGGTGCGGGATACGAAGATAGACGGCATCGAAATAAAGAAAAACCAGCATATGGGCATCAAAGATGGTAAAATAACTGGAGCGGACGATTCCCGCGAAGCAACATTGAAACAGCTGATGGAATCAATGCTGGATGAGGAATCTGAAATTGTCACGGTATTGATAGGTGAAGAAGGCGACGCTGAGGAAGTGGATCGCATCATCTCATCGATCGAACCGGAATATGACGAAGTTGAATTTGAAGTTCATGACGGGCAGCAGCCGGTGTATAGTTATCTACTATCTGTAGAATAG
- a CDS encoding Asp23/Gls24 family envelope stress response protein: MALEIKNELGSIDIAMDVIANIAGGAVVESYGVVGMASKHQVRDGFAELLGKENYARGVIVENNEGDIDIDLYIIVGYGIKISEVATNLQSTVKYKLEKTLGLNIKSVNIHVQGVRIINTED, translated from the coding sequence ATGGCTCTTGAAATTAAAAATGAATTGGGAAGCATAGATATCGCGATGGATGTCATCGCAAACATCGCTGGTGGCGCTGTGGTGGAAAGCTACGGTGTGGTCGGCATGGCCTCAAAGCACCAGGTCCGGGACGGCTTTGCCGAACTGCTCGGCAAGGAGAACTACGCACGTGGCGTCATCGTCGAAAACAATGAAGGCGATATCGATATCGACCTTTATATCATCGTCGGCTATGGAATAAAGATATCAGAAGTGGCGACGAATCTGCAATCAACTGTGAAATACAAGCTGGAAAAGACACTTGGACTCAACATAAAATCTGTAAACATACATGTCCAAGGGGTCAGAATCATCAATACCGAGGACTGA
- the rpmB gene encoding 50S ribosomal protein L28, translating into MAKECFFTGRKAASGNNRSHAMNANKRKFGANLQKVRVMVDGKPQKVWVSARALKSGKVERV; encoded by the coding sequence ATGGCTAAAGAATGCTTTTTCACTGGTCGCAAAGCGGCTTCAGGCAACAACCGTTCACACGCGATGAATGCTAACAAAAGAAAATTCGGTGCGAACCTCCAGAAAGTAAGAGTAATGGTTGACGGCAAACCGCAAAAGGTTTGGGTTTCAGCACGTGCCCTCAAATCCGGCAAAGTTGAACGCGTCTAA
- a CDS encoding DUF554 domain-containing protein yields MILTGAFVNGMAIIIGGLLGLVFTFIPDAIKDSIMKIQGLIIVTLGIQMVVQTEDIIITLLSLIVGVVIGETIRLEEALNRFGHWMEFKLGDKHAGNLSQGFVSGTLVFIVGAMAIVGGLDAGLRGSNEVLFTKAIMDFFIAIVMTTTYGLGVIISGVPTFLYESGIILSAQQIARVIPEFILDEMIDQVTSTGGVILLAIGLNMLNVTKMRVGNMIPAIFTAMIMVYLINIF; encoded by the coding sequence ATGATATTAACAGGGGCATTTGTCAACGGCATGGCGATCATCATCGGCGGCCTGCTGGGTCTGGTGTTCACCTTCATCCCGGATGCGATCAAGGACTCGATCATGAAGATACAGGGGCTCATCATCGTGACGCTCGGCATCCAGATGGTGGTGCAGACGGAGGATATCATCATCACCCTCCTCAGCCTGATCGTCGGGGTCGTCATCGGAGAGACGATACGGCTTGAGGAGGCACTCAACCGGTTCGGACACTGGATGGAATTCAAGCTTGGTGACAAGCATGCCGGTAACCTCTCCCAAGGTTTCGTTTCAGGGACGCTCGTCTTCATCGTGGGCGCCATGGCGATTGTCGGTGGACTCGATGCCGGACTGAGGGGGTCGAACGAGGTACTGTTCACCAAAGCGATCATGGATTTCTTCATTGCGATCGTGATGACCACTACATATGGTCTTGGTGTCATCATTTCGGGTGTGCCGACATTCCTGTATGAATCAGGCATCATCCTTTCTGCACAGCAGATTGCACGTGTCATTCCGGAATTCATACTCGATGAGATGATCGATCAGGTGACGAGCACCGGCGGGGTCATCCTGCTGGCCATCGGATTGAACATGCTGAATGTGACCAAAATGCGTGTAGGGAACATGATCCCTGCCATCTTCACAGCAATGATCATGGTGTACCTGATCAATATATTCTAA
- a CDS encoding thiamine diphosphokinase: MKHINVLIREDGTGFPDERRDESWAGVDRGVYLLLKEGIVPDFTYGDFDSVDASEWAFINRHMEVAPVPSRKDDTDLEMCLKDLVERGCQSIDVYGAIGGRLDHTLGNIFLLMHGAFDGIDITLIDAQNVMRRLDAGTHEVEKVETMRYVSFIPFVEGTSLTLEGFEYNLEKERLKLGATLTISNEFLGATAIVHTDEPIIMIQSRDE, from the coding sequence GTGAAGCACATCAATGTCCTGATCCGGGAGGACGGCACGGGCTTTCCGGACGAAAGGCGGGATGAAAGCTGGGCCGGGGTGGACCGCGGCGTCTACCTGCTGCTCAAGGAAGGCATCGTCCCCGATTTCACGTATGGGGACTTCGACTCGGTGGACGCGTCGGAATGGGCATTCATAAACCGGCATATGGAAGTGGCACCCGTCCCTTCGCGGAAAGATGATACGGATCTTGAGATGTGCCTGAAGGACCTTGTCGAGCGGGGCTGTCAGTCGATAGATGTCTATGGTGCAATCGGGGGGCGGCTGGATCATACCCTCGGCAATATCTTCCTGCTGATGCACGGTGCTTTCGACGGCATCGACATTACGCTCATCGATGCGCAGAATGTCATGCGGCGTCTTGATGCCGGTACACATGAGGTCGAAAAGGTGGAAACGATGCGGTATGTATCATTCATTCCCTTTGTGGAAGGCACTTCATTGACGCTTGAAGGGTTTGAGTATAATCTTGAAAAGGAGCGTCTGAAACTCGGGGCGACGCTGACCATCAGCAATGAATTTCTCGGTGCAACTGCAATTGTGCATACAGATGAACCGATAATTATGATACAATCCAGAGATGAATAG
- the rpe gene encoding ribulose-phosphate 3-epimerase, with the protein MTKVLPSLLASDFTKLGHEIEEMEAAGADIFHLDIMDGQFVPNISYGLPVVEAISRTASIPLDVHLMTLDPEQFIDEFSGLGIDMVSFHIEATNHPHRLMQRIQQSGMKAGIALNPHTPIEHIRHLLSEIDFILIMTVNPGFGGQKFIDTCLDKVGELDAVRRENGYGYEIEVDGGINQETAERCREAGADLLVSGSHLFKSPDWQEAVRKMKQ; encoded by the coding sequence ATGACAAAAGTACTTCCTTCACTGCTTGCGAGTGATTTCACTAAACTTGGGCATGAAATTGAAGAAATGGAGGCGGCAGGAGCGGACATCTTCCATCTGGACATCATGGACGGACAGTTCGTGCCGAACATTTCCTACGGCTTGCCGGTCGTCGAAGCGATCAGCCGGACCGCTTCCATCCCGCTCGACGTGCACCTCATGACGCTCGATCCCGAACAGTTCATCGATGAATTCAGCGGGCTCGGAATCGACATGGTATCCTTCCATATAGAAGCGACCAACCATCCGCACAGGCTGATGCAGCGCATCCAGCAGAGCGGCATGAAGGCGGGGATTGCACTGAATCCCCACACCCCGATCGAACATATACGGCATCTGCTGTCTGAAATCGACTTCATACTGATCATGACGGTCAATCCGGGGTTCGGGGGCCAGAAGTTCATCGATACTTGTCTGGACAAGGTCGGGGAACTGGATGCGGTGCGGCGTGAAAATGGATACGGGTATGAAATCGAAGTGGACGGCGGCATCAACCAGGAGACGGCAGAACGCTGCAGGGAAGCGGGAGCGGACCTTCTCGTCAGCGGGTCCCACCTGTTCAAATCACCGGACTGGCAGGAAGCGGTCAGGAAGATGAAGCAGTGA
- the rsgA gene encoding ribosome small subunit-dependent GTPase A: MLKGRITKALSGFYYVEAEGAIYETRARGLFRKTKESPLVGDIVTFQVENEDEGYIGEIHERKNALMRPPIANIDQVLIAMSMKSPEFSYYLLDRFLAYAEAHDIEPVIVITKTDLLEDDASLDEIASVYKPIYDIHFTDRDQINEDLQEIFRDKISVLAGQSGVGKSTLLNTLVPDLELNTAEISNALNRGKHTTRHVELVEIGGGLIADTPGFSTIEFTELDKYNLKFCFPDFNSFSEACKFRECQHINEPKCGVKQAVAEGELAASRYDSYLAIYQEIENRKARY, from the coding sequence ATGCTAAAAGGTAGGATTACAAAAGCGCTCAGCGGCTTCTACTATGTGGAGGCCGAAGGTGCAATTTATGAAACACGGGCCCGCGGGCTCTTCAGGAAAACGAAGGAATCACCATTGGTCGGGGACATCGTCACCTTCCAGGTTGAAAATGAGGATGAGGGATACATCGGGGAGATACATGAACGTAAAAATGCACTCATGCGTCCGCCGATCGCCAATATCGACCAGGTGCTGATTGCGATGAGCATGAAGTCCCCGGAATTCAGCTACTATCTTCTGGACCGTTTCCTTGCCTATGCCGAAGCGCATGACATCGAGCCGGTCATCGTCATCACGAAGACGGACCTGCTGGAGGACGACGCTTCCCTGGATGAGATCGCGTCGGTCTACAAGCCCATATACGACATCCATTTTACCGACCGGGACCAGATCAACGAAGATCTGCAGGAAATATTCAGGGACAAAATCAGCGTCCTGGCTGGCCAGTCCGGTGTCGGGAAATCGACGCTGCTGAACACACTCGTCCCGGATCTTGAACTGAACACTGCAGAAATATCGAATGCACTGAACCGGGGCAAGCATACGACTAGGCACGTCGAGCTTGTGGAGATCGGCGGGGGGCTGATTGCAGACACACCGGGGTTCAGTACAATAGAGTTCACTGAACTCGATAAATACAACCTGAAGTTCTGCTTCCCGGACTTCAACAGTTTCAGCGAAGCATGCAAATTCAGGGAGTGCCAGCACATCAACGAACCAAAATGCGGGGTGAAGCAGGCGGTGGCTGAAGGGGAACTTGCAGCCAGCCGCTATGACAGCTACCTGGCCATCTATCAGGAAATCGAAAACAGAAAGGCGAGATATTGA
- a CDS encoding rhodanese-like domain-containing protein: MAESIDANDVQNVPQDENNVLIDVRERDELEETGFVPGAEHYPMSSIDSALPSLDKDKKYYVMCRSGKRSAQVQNYLLDNGYDAVNVEGGILGYDGPVNHL, translated from the coding sequence ATGGCAGAATCAATTGATGCAAATGATGTACAAAACGTTCCGCAGGATGAAAACAATGTGCTCATCGATGTAAGGGAACGTGATGAACTGGAGGAGACGGGCTTCGTACCCGGCGCCGAGCATTATCCGATGTCCAGCATCGACAGTGCCCTTCCAAGCCTTGATAAGGACAAGAAGTACTATGTGATGTGCCGCTCCGGCAAGAGGAGTGCACAGGTGCAGAACTATCTCCTCGACAACGGCTACGATGCAGTGAACGTGGAAGGCGGCATACTGGGCTATGACGGTCCGGTCAACCACCTGTAG
- a CDS encoding sirohydrochlorin chelatase, which yields MAHDIIVMHGSKREARNSVLEERLDALMAPHGQYSVAFIESTERSVCQVVDGLAEEGARNFNIVPVLFFSASHYSRDIPEAFRHIEEKYEDMSWTVAPPMGTHPHVARLVERRVAEAPHSSGTVIVMAHGNADHPEADDELERLVSQLDIGLPAYPAALYGALAVDGLLEQLDRSGDFIIVPIALEDGFLTGRMKEALLEVLPESAMTFTPSVNFDPVLKEIIMDHMENH from the coding sequence ATGGCACACGACATCATCGTCATGCATGGATCAAAGAGGGAGGCGCGCAATTCAGTGCTGGAAGAACGCCTGGATGCTCTGATGGCACCACACGGTCAGTACAGCGTGGCGTTCATAGAAAGTACGGAACGGAGCGTCTGCCAGGTGGTGGACGGGCTGGCGGAAGAAGGGGCGCGCAACTTCAACATCGTACCGGTCCTCTTCTTCTCCGCCTCGCACTATTCCAGGGACATACCGGAAGCATTTCGGCATATTGAAGAAAAATATGAAGACATGAGCTGGACGGTTGCGCCTCCAATGGGAACACATCCCCATGTGGCCCGTCTTGTAGAGCGGCGTGTGGCCGAGGCGCCACACAGCAGCGGGACGGTCATAGTGATGGCGCATGGCAATGCCGACCATCCGGAAGCGGATGATGAACTGGAAAGGCTGGTTTCACAGCTTGATATCGGGCTGCCGGCCTATCCGGCTGCGCTCTATGGTGCGTTGGCCGTAGACGGCTTGCTGGAGCAGCTGGACAGATCCGGTGACTTCATCATCGTCCCGATCGCCCTGGAAGACGGTTTCCTGACCGGAAGAATGAAGGAGGCGCTCCTTGAAGTGCTACCGGAGTCGGCCATGACCTTTACGCCGTCCGTCAATTTCGATCCGGTACTGAAGGAAATCATCATGGATCATATGGAAAATCATTAA